In Planktothrix sp. FACHB-1365, the sequence AACTAAAAAGTAAAGTACATAACAGGTCAAGTAAGGACTAACCATGTTATCTCAACCTAAATTTGATGATCGTGCGCTGAATGAGTCTTTGTACCAAGCGTTGATTGAACGTTTCCGTGAAACTCTACCCTCCTCAAGCCAATCTCAACTGTTAGAATGCAGCTTTGGTTTTGCTCCCAGTCCCACCGGAGTCAAAACCTTTTTTATTGTTACCCCTGCTTTGGGGGTCGCTGAACAGTTGTTATTGGATATAGAGCAGATTGTTGAACGAGTGCAAACCTTAATGGTTGGAGTTGGACAAGTGGCTCTGTGTATTCAACCTCACGACCACCCTGTAGAAACCCCTAACTCATCCTCGGTTTGTCACCCGTCCCAAACCCTTCATCCTCAATATATGATGTGTAAGATCTTCCCGGTTAATAGTGAACCGCCCAATTTAGAAGATTAAACCCGTATATCTATTGGAGGAAACCCGGAACACTTAACGGGTTATTGCGCTATTCCCGTTACCTTCGGATTCAATGACTTCACGGACTCGATAGATAGGTCGATCTTGAGACTCATGATAGGTTCGCATTAACAGTTCAGCTAATAAACCAAAACAAAACAGTTGAATTCCGGTAAGGGTCAGTAATACCGCAAACGTGAGTAAAGGACGATCAGCAATTCCTTCGCCCAAAACCAGTCGAATAAAGGTCAAATAAATACCAACAATAATTCCCAAGATAAAAGCCAACATCCCTAATAGACCAAAAACGTGCATAGGTCGAGTCAGGAATTTTTTGATAAAGGAAATGGTTAATAAATCCATCACCACCCGGAAGGTACGATCTAAACCATATTTACTCTGACCAAAACGACGAGCATGATGATTAACCGGAATTTCAGTAATTCTCGCTCCTTCAATAAAGGCTAAAGCGGGTAAGAATCGGTGAAGTTCTCCATAGAGCTTCATATCGGCGATTAATTCAGTACGGTAAGCTTTGAGAGAACAACCATAGTCATGGAGTTGTACCCCAGTCATCTTACTAATCAGCCAGTTCGCAATGCGAGAGGGAAGTAAACGAGTGATTTTGGCATCTTGTCGATTTTTACGCCAACCACTGACGACATCGAAACCCTTACCCAACTCTGTCAGAAGTAGAGGAATATCTTGGGGATCATTTTGTAAATCACCATCAATGGTAATAATCACCTGACCTTGAGAATATTTGAATCCCGCCGCCATTGCTGCGGTTTGGCCATAATTGCGGCGGAGAATAATGGCTTTGAGATGAGGATTGGTTGTGGCTTCCTGTTTCAGGAGTTCCGTGGAACCATCGGTTGACCCATCATCTATACAAACCAATTCATAATTTAAACCCAAAGATGTCATATTACTATCAATCGCTGCTATCAATCGGGGTAAACTTTCGACTTCGTTATAGATAGGAACAACGATAGAAATAGCTAAGGAGTGAGAACCAAAAATTAAATCTCCATACTGTTTCTGAGATTCTGGCGTTTTTAAAATTGGCGGTTGTGAAATATCCATCTTATCCTCTAAGTTCTTACAAAAGGAAATAGTTGTATTAGGAAATTTTAGGAACACATAGACATTAATTAAGTATTGTCTTGTCTAGGATAGAATTAGTAAAAAAACATACAGTTAGAATTAACGAGAACTCTATCCTTCCTAAAAAAAAATGAATTCCTGTGGTAAAGATTAATTACAGGGCAGGAAAAACAGTAGATAGAATGTCCTTGGGTTAGCCTATAGATAATTTCTGAGTATAAAATAACTGAGGAAACCAATTATATCAAGTGTCTCTTGAAGATTTATCTTTTCGGCTTAATCCCAATATTAGGATAACATCACCCCAGGAAGCAAAAGCTTGAGATGAGAAAATTTTACTGAGAGGTGGTAGATTTTGTTGTCGGTACAGCCGGAGTTACCTTAAATACTTGAATAGGCTGAAATTCAAGGCTACTAAACGTTTTTTCCTGTTCAACTCTAAATTGTTGTCCCGCTACTGTGGTGAATACTCGATTCATCCCCTCGGTTTCTTTGCAGAATAGCCAGCAAACAAACCAAAGATTCGATTTCAAAGGTAAGGTTCTATCGAACTGTTGTTTAATATAATCTGGGGTTAACTTGTCCTGAGATCCCGGATGATTCAGTAAATGAACTTTACTGGGGTCGGGATAATAGCGAGACAAAGATAGGGGGAAAAAGTCGGGAGTAGAGTGCATGACTATCAAATCATTGGGTTGTTGATTTTGGTAAATATATTGGGCGGCTCCTTGCCAATCATTTCGATATAATTTCGTGTAGTAATCGAAAAGACTACCTGTAACCCCAAGACAGTAAGCAATGGCTATGGCGATCGCTAAGGGTTTTTTCCAATTCCAAATTACAACAAATCCTGCGGCTATAAGAATCAGAAAATAAGGAGCAACTAACAAAAGATAACGGGGAAACCAGATAGAATTTTTATAATAAGATACAAACAACATCAAACTAGCTGGAATAATCCCCCAAGCTGCCAACCAAATCAACCGTTCTGAAGGATGTTTACTAAAAAAAATATTTAATAGGGAAATTACCAGTAAAACAACCAAAACCGCAGTAAGACCTGCATAGAATAAAAGAGAAAAAGTTTTTACACTCAATAATTGACTTAACAATGTAGCATCTGTTAACTGATTTTTATTCAGAATAATTTGATTAGATTCAAGCAGATTTCTTAAAGGCCAGTATACGGTAAATTGGGTTAACATCCCAATAATTTGAGTCACTCCAGGTTTAGAATAGTCAGCAACTTGCTTCTCCATAAACTCATCTGCTCCACCTCCTATGGTCAGTGCCCAGAAGATGGGAAGGAAAAATAAACCGATAATTGATAAACCTCCAGCAGCCCTGAGTAATCCTTGAGGCTGTTTGCGGAATTTCCAACCCAATAACACGAGATCAGCAACCAAAATTAAAATATTATTTGCATTTGTTAAAATTAAGAAAATTCGTGCTATTACCCAACCCGCTAAAGCTTTATAGGAAGGTTGTTCTAAAAAGTAACTGAGGGCTAATGTTCCCGCTACACTCAAGCAGGTAATCACGGTGTACATCCGAATTTCTTGAGCGTGATTAATAAAGAGAGGAGAAACACTGGCCATAAATGCGGCAATTAATCCGGTAGACTTTCCGACAATGCGATATCCCAACCAATAAGTAAAGTAAATACTCCCTAAACCAAAAATAATCGATAAACCTCTTAACCAAGCATCGCTATCGCCAAACTGCATCCAGCCTTTCAGGATCATGTAGTAGAAGGGGCGGACATAAGGGAGAGTAAACTCAAAGGATTTAGCATCACGAATACTCAGCATTTCATCAATCCACACACTTTCGGTACTGAGTTGATATAACCGCAGTCCCGTAGCCAGTAATAGAATCAATAGAATCGGTATCTGTTCCAGTAAAATTTGTTTAGTGTTTCTACGGGGGTCAGAAAATATTAACTTGCGATCAATCTGGGATTCCACTGAGCGTCCCTCCTGAATCATAAAATTTGAGGGTAGTTTTACAGAAAACAACCGACTTAGATTGTAATCTAAAATTTTTCCTATCACCACTCTCAGCTAGATAAGTTCAACTATATCGTGTAAAACTGATAAAAAAGCTTAAGATCCTTTCTGTTAGAGATTTAAGAGCTTTAAATACAGCCAGAATCCAGGATTTATAAAGATAGGAGATATTCACCTTTACAAACAACCTCTTTTTATAAAGGTTATGGTTAAACTTTAACTGTGGCTTTACAGTTACTTTAACAAATGTCCTTTTAATATTAAGCTTTTGTAAAAGCAGGAAATTGGCCAGGGAACACAGTTTGAGTAAATGTTAGATTTAGCTCAGAGAATTTACAGAGAATAAATTAATTGCTGGGGTGCATTCTACGGGATGTACTTATAAAATATGGAGATTTAAAATGAGCAATATTCGTGTAGAAGCCGAAAGTATGAGCCGAGCGGGGGGATATCAGATTGAGTCGGGAACCTTTGCTTCTGGAGGTCAATATATTGGTCTGGTTCCAGTACCGGAAAATACAGGAACTGCGACCACAGCCTTTACCGGAGCATCCGGTGTCTATGATGTCGTCGTCGGATATTTTGACGAAAGCGATGGCATATCTTCCTTCTCCATTTCCATTGCTGGAAATACTCCCTTTGAATGGTCGGGTAATCTATTATCTGGAGATACCCGCGCCTCTGCTAAAAACTTTTCCAAACAGACAATTACAGGGGTTAACCTGGTTCAAGGGGATGAAATTAAGCTGACAGGAGCCTTAAAAGACGGGGAAAACGCCAGATTTGACTATGTAGAATTTATTCCGGTTACATCTCCAACTCCCGATACCACCGCACCAACAGCCACAGCCACAGCCAACGATATTACCCTAACTTCAGGAAGTAATAATAGTTATACCTTCACCGTTACCTACAACGATAATCAGGCGGTGAAAGTTTCCAGTCTCGATAGCCAAGATGTGCGCGTCACTGGGCCGAATGGGTTTAACCAACTCGCAACCTTTGTTAGTGTCGATACCAATAGTAATGGAACACCTCGCACCGCCACCTACAGTATTAACGCACCGGGAGGCAGTTGGGATAGTGCTGAAGCCGGAAACTATAGCGTTGCGGTAGAAGCAAGCCAAGTTAGCGATACCAGTAATAATACTGTTGCGAGTAGCAGCTTAGATACTTTCGGTGTTAACGTTCAGTCTCTTCCCCCTGCTGATACCACCGCACCAACAGCCACAGCCACAGCAAACGATATTACCCTAGCTTCAGGAAGTAATAATAGTTACACCTTCACCGTTACCTACAGCGATGATAAAAGAGTTAAGGTTTCCAGTCTCGATAGCCAAGATGTGCGCGTCACCGGGCCAAATGGGTTTAATCAACTGGCAACCTTTGTGAGTGTTGATATCAATAGTGATGGCACCCCCCGCACCGCCACCTATAGCATTCCTGCACCGGGAGGCAGTTGGGATACTAACGAAGCCGGAAACTACAGCGTCGCGGTAGAAGCAAGCCAAGTGAGTGATACCAGTAATAATACCGTTGCGAGTAGTACCCTAGATACCTTCGCTGTCAACGTTCAGACTAGCTCTCCTCCTGCGACAAAAGTGAGAATAGAAGCCGAAAGTATGAGCCGAGCGGGGGGATATCAGCTTGAGTCGGGAACCTTTGCTTCTGGAGGTCAATATATTGGTTTGGTTTCAGTACCGAAAAATACAGGAACCGCGACCACAGCCTTTACCGGAGCATCCGGTGTCTATGATGTCGTCGTCGGATATTTTGACGAAAGCGATGGCATATCTTCCTTCTCCATTTCCATTGCTGGAAATGCTTCCGTTAACTGGTCGGGTGAGCTATTATCTGGAGATACCCGCGCCTCTGCTAAAAACTTTTCCAAACAGACAATTACAGGGGTTAACCTGGTTCAAGGGGATGAAATTAAGCTGACAGGAGCCTTAGAGGGCGGGGAAAACGCCAGATTTGACTATGTAGAATTTATTCCGGTTACATCTCCAACTCCCGATACCAACGTTAACTACAGCCAAGCCCCTAAAGGGGTCTATATTAACTTGGAAACGGAACTTGGTTCCATTCCTGATGCCAGCAAAACCCTGAAAGTCATGCCTTTGGGAGACTCGATTACCGCAGGGAAAGAAAACAATAATCAACTCACATCTGACTGGGTAGGATATCGCAAGGAGTTATACGAAGACTTTCAATTTTTCAATGTTCCGATTGATCTCGTTGGCACTCAGGCGAACGGAGCATTTTCAGAAAACCAACATCAAGGGCATCCTGGATGGGGAATCGTCGATATTACAGATGGGTTAAATAATAATAACTGGATTCAGACTGCTGATCCTGATGTGATTCTTCTGATGATTGGGACAAACGATGCAAGCGGAAGTGTCGATACGATGAAGAGTGGTTTACAGACTTTAATCGAGACGATTACGAGCACAAGCAAAAATCCTAGCTTTGATAACGGCAATTTGTTAGTCAGTACGATTGCACCCATCCATCCCAATAGTTCTTACTATAATTCTCGAATCAATAACGTCAAGGAGTACAACAAAAGTATTCCTGATATTGTCGCTGAACAGCCGGCTTCAGAAAAAGTTAGTTTTGTCAATATGTGGCAAGGGTCAAAGGCAATCCTGGAAACGGATATGACACCTCCGGCTGCTGATAATGGTAATGGTTTACATCCTACCCAAGCGGGTTATCAGAAGATGGCTTACCATTGGTTTGACTCTATTCTTAATAACACCCAACAGAAGGACATTCTCGCAGATAAAACTAACGTTCAAGGGTCAGCTTATAACGATATGATTTTTGGCAATGCCTCCAGCAATAATCTCGAAGGAGGCGAAGGTGCTGATCAAATCACCGGTGCCGGAGGTGCTGATACCTTTATTTACAATAACCCCAATGAAGGTCAAGACATCCTGACAGATTTTAATCCTAGTCAAGGAGATGTTTTTGCCATTTCTGCTTCCGGGTTTGGGGGTGGATTAGTGGCTGGAACAGCGTTAAGCACCACTGCATCCAGTACAGGTGTTTTTGTTAGTGGTACAGCCTTAAATTATTTAGGAAATATGGCTCATTTCTTCTATAACACCTCTGCCGGTTTACTCAGTTTTGATCCTGATGGCAGCAACGCTCAACCTCTTACCCCCTTAGCAACGCTCACCACTAAACCAACTTTAACCGCTAATCAGTTCACGATTGTTTAATCCTAGAGAAACAAACTTTCTCTATCAAAATGAGGATGATTTGATGCAAATAGATGGGTTTTTTATTCTGAAGAAAGAGGATAATTTCTCCTAATTATCAGATAATCTTTCTTCAGAAGGATGAATCCACTATCTTGAATTGGCTAACGTAGGAAAGATAAAATTTTGCTCTTAAAAATAGAGGATTTTAATATGGCTTTCCTACGAATTGAAGATTTTGATCCCCATTACAAAGATGCGTTTGATGGAGAAGAAATCATTGGCTTAGACGTCTATTCGGATGTCCAAGAAGAAAAAATTGGCAGTATTACCGATATTTTAGTCGATGAATCCGGTCATTTTCGATATTTTGTCGTTGACATAGGCTTTTGGATTTTTGGAAAAACAATTTTACTCCCGGTCGGTCGTTCCCGAATTGATTATCAATCCCAACGGGTTTATACTAATGGATTAACGAAAGAACAAGCAACACATCTTCCTTGTTATCAGCACTTAGAAACGAAAGGATACGATTACGAAGAACAAGTCAGAAAAACCTATCGTCTTCCTTATATGGGTGAAGTTCCCATTCGCAGTGATCATGAATATATAATGCCCAATACGAGCGAAATTCAGTCCGCGCCTGTGTTAGATTGGAAAACCATCAATCCTGACCATTATAGTTATGATCTTGAACCAAGTTTATATCGATTAAATGAACGGGATCATCAACAATTAAAACGATATGAAGAACGGTTAATCACCAATAATTCCCTCAACAAATCCCATTCTATAATTCGTTAGTATCAGAAAATAAGGAAGGAAAGAGGATAAATTAGTTAATCTTTCCTTCTGTCCCGTTTAGGAAAAACTCAAGGTTCCTTGTTCTCCATCCAGATAAGCCATCCGACCAACGGGTAAAATAGCATTAGATCCTTCATGACCGAAGGGTAAATTAGACACGATTGGAATTCCTAAATCTCCTAAGCGATCGCGTAATACCTCTTCTAGGGTAAAACTATTAGGATTTCCTTTTGCTTCACAACGACTAAATCGTCCTAATGCAATTCCTTGAACCCCTTTAAATGCACCCACCATCCGCCAGTGAGTTAACATTCGATCTAAACGATAGGGTTCTTCATTAACATCTTCTAAGGCGATAATGGTATTGGTTAAATCCGGTTGATAAGCCGTTCCTAATAAATGAGTTGCAACCGTTAAATTAGCCGGAAATAATCGACCAGAAGCATAACCTTTTACCCAACTTTCCCCTTGTAACGCTTCAAAATATCCCGTTTCAACACCTTCAAATAAACGTTGAATTGACCAATCTGGTTCACTGGCTAAGGTTGTTAAAACAGGGCCATGAATGCCAATAATTTGGGAATAATTGGAAAAGGCCCATAATAATCCTGTGATATCAGAAAATCCAATTAAAAATTTAGGAATAGTCGCAATTTTAGCAAAATTATGCCCATTCCATCCTTCTAATAATCGAGTTGATCCAAACCCTCCTCGCGCGCACAAAATACCCCGACAGGTTTCATCTGTTAACGCTGCTAAAAGTTGTTGTCGTCGGTTTTCATCGCTTCCGGCTAAATATCCCCAGGATTGATCAAAACCCGGTGTAAATTCGATTTTATAACCGTGCGATCGCCAAATTTCAACTCCTGTTTCAAAACGTTCCCATTCTTTTAACGCTCCACTGGGTGCAATTACTCGTAATTTATCACCCGGTTTTAATCCTGGAAAATTGGTCATAATTGCTGATATTTTTAATAATAAAAAGTTCTAAATAGTTTACAATGAAATAACCTGAAATAACCACTGTTCAATGCGATCGCCTAAAGCATCTAAAGAATATTCTGTTTCCGCCTGTTGACGACAGACAAAACGGTCAATTTGATCTAGCTTTTGAATAGCCTGAACTAACTGATTAATATTATCAGGTTCCACTAACCAACCGCTTACTCCATCTCGAATAATTTCTGTTGGCCCTCCTCGGCGATAGGAAATCACAGGAACGCCACAAGCTAATGCTTCAATTGCTACATTCCCAAACGCTTCTATCCAGCGATGAGTCATCACTAAAGCGCGACATTGACGAACTTGTTCTTGAAGTTTTTCCGTTGATAAAAAGCCTAAGTATTGAATTGGAGCATCGGAATAATTTTGAACAATGGTTTGCCAGTAAGCTTCATCTTGAATTTTACCCATAATCATTAAGGAAATTCCCGTTTTCTGGGAAGCCGCAACCGCATCTTCTAAACCTTTTTCGGGTGAAATTCTACCGACCCAAGCTAATTGATTTTTGGGTTCAGCACAAAACTGATATTGAGATAAATCAATCGCATTACTTAAACAAAAATAACCTTCTTTTAACCCAAAAGTTTTGGCTTGACTATGGGTATGAAAAGCAATGGAACCCGGACACTGTTGAATGGCGTTGTGAACAGCTTGATCCATGACATCGGTTAAGGAACCCATACTGACTAAATGGATTAATTTCCCTTTAAAAAAAGGCGTTAAAAATAAAGGCAACCAATCATAAGCAAAGTTTAAAATAATATCATATTGATCAGCAACTTGTTGAGCATAATTCCACAAATTCGTTAACACGGAATTATCCGGTAAAATCACCGGATCATGACGGTTTTGGGTTTGGGCTAAAGTTTGTAATTCTCCTGGAATTTCTACTATTGAAAAAGACTCTAATTGAGACGTTTCCGGGGCTGCAATCGTAATTTCATGACCTCGTTGACGCAGAACGGTTGCCAGATTTAAGACTGTTAATTCTACACCTCCTCCCAATCCCGATCCCAACGGCCCAACGGGAGTGGATACCAATAAGAGTTTTAAGCGTTGATTCATTTATAGCGTTACATATTACAGTTGTACAGACGTGCCAATAGCCTTCGGCAGAGCTTCGCCCAGGCACGTCTCTACTAAATCCTAAAACTGTTCGGTGTTCGGTGTTCGGTGTTTCCTTGACAAGTAGTGCTATATTTTTCGCACCGCGTATTCGGGACAGTTATTGGTTTAATGGGATTGAATTTGTACTCAACCCAACCCCTAATTCCTCAGTCAATTAACGACCTCTTGGTAACGTTAGTCCTTCCGCCGCTACCCGATATTCTTCAACATTATCACTAAAATCAATCGGTAAAACAGCTACCACATTTTCATGGGGACGGGGAATAATCACCCAAGTTTCTAATGCTGCACCATAGGCTTTTTCAACCGCCGCAATTCCAGCATCCATGGCGGTTTTAACTTCGGAAACATCTCCCCGAATCATAATTGTAAATCGCGCACTTCCGGCTCGAATATAGCCCACCAACGTTACCCGACCCGCTTTTACCATGGCATCGGCGGCGGCTAAAACACCAGGAAATCCTTTGGTTTCTAAAGCTCCAACGGCTTGCTGTGACATTTAATTTCTCCTGAATTAATTAGACTTTAAAGGTGCTGCAATTGAATAGTTTTCGCAAAATTAGAAGTTAGGTTAAGTGCGGAAACGTTCACTCAGTTCTGTGTAGCCAATTGACATAACATCTACAATGTTCTCAGGGGGGTTGGGAACGACGTAGTAAGTAATTAGTGAACAGCCAAACGTCTTTTCTGCTGCTTCAACACCAGCTTGGACAGCAGGAACCACTTCCGATGTTGGGCCACGAACTGCGACGATAAACTCACCCCGTTCTGCTAAATCATAGTAAACAAGGGTGACTCGCGCAGCCTTGACCATCGCATCTGCTGCGGCTAAAACCCCTGGAAAACCCAGGGTTTGTATGACACCAACTGCCTCTGGCATTGAAGTCTCCTAGTAAGAACGGAACGCATCAAAACCATTGTACGACTGAATGGTACCGTCAAGATTAAGATAGGTTTCAGGTTTCAGGTCAGGGAGGGCTGAGGTTCACGATATAGAGTAGGAGTAAGGGATATCAATATCAATTTATCGATTATCACCCACCCAAAAACTCGGCAAAACATCAGATTTTATATTAAAATCTAACGGAAAATTGCTTTAATTCTGATGGAATAACTGCCCCTTTTTCTGTTATAATAGCGGTAATTAATTCAGCAGGAGTTACATCAAAAGCTGGGTTAAAAAATTCCACGCCTTCAGGACAAATTCGAGTTGAACCCACTTGATAAACTTCTGTTGCATCTCGTTCTTCAATTGGAATTTCATCTCCGGTTGCTAATTTAAAATCAACCGTTGATAACGGTGCAGCCACAAAGAACGGAACGTTATGGGCTTTTGCCACAATGGCTAAACTATAGGTTCCGATTTTATTAGCCGCATCGCCATTCGCAGTAATTCGATCTGCTCCCACAATAACGGCATCAATTAACCCCTGTTTCATACAATGAGCCGCCATATTATCGGAAATTAAAGTAACAGGAATTCGCTCTTGTACACATTCCCAAGTTGTTAATTTTGCCCCTTGTAAACGAGGACGGGTTTCATCCGCATACACTCGATTTAACCGTCCAGAATTCCAAGCCGAACGAATCACCCCTAATGCAGTTCCATAGCCTCCTGTTGCTAACGCGCCTGCATTACAATGGGTAAGAATGGTTAGTTTTTCGGGGGTTTTAGGTAATACCGTTAATCCAGCTTCTCCAATTGCAAAACAAGTTTGAATATCGTCTTCTTTAATCGTATTTGCTTTTTGCAATAAAGCTATTTTAATATCATTAATTGT encodes:
- a CDS encoding carbon dioxide-concentrating mechanism protein CcmK, coding for MSQQAVGALETKGFPGVLAAADAMVKAGRVTLVGYIRAGSARFTIMIRGDVSEVKTAMDAGIAAVEKAYGAALETWVIIPRPHENVVAVLPIDFSDNVEEYRVAAEGLTLPRGR
- a CDS encoding BMC domain-containing protein, which codes for MPEAVGVIQTLGFPGVLAAADAMVKAARVTLVYYDLAERGEFIVAVRGPTSEVVPAVQAGVEAAEKTFGCSLITYYVVPNPPENIVDVMSIGYTELSERFRT
- a CDS encoding glycosyltransferase family 4 protein, with product MNQRLKLLLVSTPVGPLGSGLGGGVELTVLNLATVLRQRGHEITIAAPETSQLESFSIVEIPGELQTLAQTQNRHDPVILPDNSVLTNLWNYAQQVADQYDIILNFAYDWLPLFLTPFFKGKLIHLVSMGSLTDVMDQAVHNAIQQCPGSIAFHTHSQAKTFGLKEGYFCLSNAIDLSQYQFCAEPKNQLAWVGRISPEKGLEDAVAASQKTGISLMIMGKIQDEAYWQTIVQNYSDAPIQYLGFLSTEKLQEQVRQCRALVMTHRWIEAFGNVAIEALACGVPVISYRRGGPTEIIRDGVSGWLVEPDNINQLVQAIQKLDQIDRFVCRQQAETEYSLDALGDRIEQWLFQVISL
- a CDS encoding GDSL-type esterase/lipase family protein; protein product: MSNIRVEAESMSRAGGYQIESGTFASGGQYIGLVPVPENTGTATTAFTGASGVYDVVVGYFDESDGISSFSISIAGNTPFEWSGNLLSGDTRASAKNFSKQTITGVNLVQGDEIKLTGALKDGENARFDYVEFIPVTSPTPDTTAPTATATANDITLTSGSNNSYTFTVTYNDNQAVKVSSLDSQDVRVTGPNGFNQLATFVSVDTNSNGTPRTATYSINAPGGSWDSAEAGNYSVAVEASQVSDTSNNTVASSSLDTFGVNVQSLPPADTTAPTATATANDITLASGSNNSYTFTVTYSDDKRVKVSSLDSQDVRVTGPNGFNQLATFVSVDINSDGTPRTATYSIPAPGGSWDTNEAGNYSVAVEASQVSDTSNNTVASSTLDTFAVNVQTSSPPATKVRIEAESMSRAGGYQLESGTFASGGQYIGLVSVPKNTGTATTAFTGASGVYDVVVGYFDESDGISSFSISIAGNASVNWSGELLSGDTRASAKNFSKQTITGVNLVQGDEIKLTGALEGGENARFDYVEFIPVTSPTPDTNVNYSQAPKGVYINLETELGSIPDASKTLKVMPLGDSITAGKENNNQLTSDWVGYRKELYEDFQFFNVPIDLVGTQANGAFSENQHQGHPGWGIVDITDGLNNNNWIQTADPDVILLMIGTNDASGSVDTMKSGLQTLIETITSTSKNPSFDNGNLLVSTIAPIHPNSSYYNSRINNVKEYNKSIPDIVAEQPASEKVSFVNMWQGSKAILETDMTPPAADNGNGLHPTQAGYQKMAYHWFDSILNNTQQKDILADKTNVQGSAYNDMIFGNASSNNLEGGEGADQITGAGGADTFIYNNPNEGQDILTDFNPSQGDVFAISASGFGGGLVAGTALSTTASSTGVFVSGTALNYLGNMAHFFYNTSAGLLSFDPDGSNAQPLTPLATLTTKPTLTANQFTIV
- the mtnA gene encoding S-methyl-5-thioribose-1-phosphate isomerase: MTSNLTQVDPIVWESDRASLIDQTRLPDEYTRIEVTTYQQMAEAIKTMIVRGAPAIGIAAAYGLYLGAKEIKTSDRQVFLTQLEEIAQVLCATRPTAVNLFWAIDQMLKTAIETSGTINDIKIALLQKANTIKEDDIQTCFAIGEAGLTVLPKTPEKLTILTHCNAGALATGGYGTALGVIRSAWNSGRLNRVYADETRPRLQGAKLTTWECVQERIPVTLISDNMAAHCMKQGLIDAVIVGADRITANGDAANKIGTYSLAIVAKAHNVPFFVAAPLSTVDFKLATGDEIPIEERDATEVYQVGSTRICPEGVEFFNPAFDVTPAELITAIITEKGAVIPSELKQFSVRF
- a CDS encoding PRC-barrel domain-containing protein, which codes for MAFLRIEDFDPHYKDAFDGEEIIGLDVYSDVQEEKIGSITDILVDESGHFRYFVVDIGFWIFGKTILLPVGRSRIDYQSQRVYTNGLTKEQATHLPCYQHLETKGYDYEEQVRKTYRLPYMGEVPIRSDHEYIMPNTSEIQSAPVLDWKTINPDHYSYDLEPSLYRLNERDHQQLKRYEERLITNNSLNKSHSIIR
- a CDS encoding glycosyltransferase family 2 protein; this translates as MDISQPPILKTPESQKQYGDLIFGSHSLAISIVVPIYNEVESLPRLIAAIDSNMTSLGLNYELVCIDDGSTDGSTELLKQEATTNPHLKAIILRRNYGQTAAMAAGFKYSQGQVIITIDGDLQNDPQDIPLLLTELGKGFDVVSGWRKNRQDAKITRLLPSRIANWLISKMTGVQLHDYGCSLKAYRTELIADMKLYGELHRFLPALAFIEGARITEIPVNHHARRFGQSKYGLDRTFRVVMDLLTISFIKKFLTRPMHVFGLLGMLAFILGIIVGIYLTFIRLVLGEGIADRPLLTFAVLLTLTGIQLFCFGLLAELLMRTYHESQDRPIYRVREVIESEGNGNSAITR
- a CDS encoding LD-carboxypeptidase; the protein is MTNFPGLKPGDKLRVIAPSGALKEWERFETGVEIWRSHGYKIEFTPGFDQSWGYLAGSDENRRQQLLAALTDETCRGILCARGGFGSTRLLEGWNGHNFAKIATIPKFLIGFSDITGLLWAFSNYSQIIGIHGPVLTTLASEPDWSIQRLFEGVETGYFEALQGESWVKGYASGRLFPANLTVATHLLGTAYQPDLTNTIIALEDVNEEPYRLDRMLTHWRMVGAFKGVQGIALGRFSRCEAKGNPNSFTLEEVLRDRLGDLGIPIVSNLPFGHEGSNAILPVGRMAYLDGEQGTLSFS
- a CDS encoding glycosyltransferase family 39 protein translates to MESQIDRKLIFSDPRRNTKQILLEQIPILLILLLATGLRLYQLSTESVWIDEMLSIRDAKSFEFTLPYVRPFYYMILKGWMQFGDSDAWLRGLSIIFGLGSIYFTYWLGYRIVGKSTGLIAAFMASVSPLFINHAQEIRMYTVITCLSVAGTLALSYFLEQPSYKALAGWVIARIFLILTNANNILILVADLVLLGWKFRKQPQGLLRAAGGLSIIGLFFLPIFWALTIGGGADEFMEKQVADYSKPGVTQIIGMLTQFTVYWPLRNLLESNQIILNKNQLTDATLLSQLLSVKTFSLLFYAGLTAVLVVLLVISLLNIFFSKHPSERLIWLAAWGIIPASLMLFVSYYKNSIWFPRYLLLVAPYFLILIAAGFVVIWNWKKPLAIAIAIAYCLGVTGSLFDYYTKLYRNDWQGAAQYIYQNQQPNDLIVMHSTPDFFPLSLSRYYPDPSKVHLLNHPGSQDKLTPDYIKQQFDRTLPLKSNLWFVCWLFCKETEGMNRVFTTVAGQQFRVEQEKTFSSLEFQPIQVFKVTPAVPTTKSTTSQ